A genome region from Paradevosia shaoguanensis includes the following:
- the murC gene encoding UDP-N-acetylmuramate--L-alanine ligase: MKMPRNIGPVHFVGIGGIGMSGIAEILHNQGYTVRGSDASANANVQRLRDMGITIEIGQHADNLKDAQVVVVSSAIKTDNPELIAARARSLPIVRRAEMLAEIMRFKNAIAIGGTHGKTTTTTMVATLLDAANFDPTVINGGIINAYGTNARLGGGEWMVVEADESDGTFVKLPADVAIVTNMDPEHLDHYKDFAAVKKAFLNFVENVPFYGFAVMCLDHPEVQALVGEIRDRRVITYGRNPQADVRLVDLQVIDGVSHFSVEIRDRVRQTQLRIDGLQLPMPGEHNALNATAAIAVADQLHIPAEAIRKGLKGFSGVKRRFTKTGVVNGITFIDDYGHHPVEIASVLKAARQSTRRDVIAVVQPHRYSRLHDLFDDFSACFNDADTVLVAPVYAAGEQPIEGVNNAELVTRMLNRGHRDARVLDGPEKLAAIIAERAEKGDYVVLLGAGNITQWAASLPGEVAQITGHEVEG, translated from the coding sequence ATGAAGATGCCGCGCAATATCGGCCCGGTTCATTTCGTCGGCATCGGCGGTATCGGCATGAGCGGGATCGCCGAGATCCTGCACAACCAGGGCTATACGGTACGCGGTTCGGACGCCTCGGCGAACGCCAACGTGCAGCGCCTGCGCGACATGGGCATCACCATCGAGATCGGCCAGCACGCCGACAACCTCAAGGATGCGCAGGTCGTGGTGGTGTCCTCGGCTATCAAGACCGACAATCCCGAGCTGATCGCCGCTCGCGCGCGCTCGCTGCCCATTGTGCGGCGCGCGGAAATGCTGGCCGAGATCATGCGCTTCAAGAACGCCATCGCCATCGGCGGTACGCATGGCAAGACCACCACGACTACGATGGTCGCGACGCTGCTCGATGCCGCCAATTTCGACCCGACCGTCATCAATGGCGGCATTATCAATGCCTACGGCACCAATGCGCGCCTTGGTGGCGGCGAATGGATGGTGGTCGAGGCCGACGAAAGCGACGGCACGTTCGTCAAGCTTCCGGCCGATGTCGCGATCGTCACAAACATGGATCCCGAGCATCTCGACCACTACAAGGACTTCGCTGCGGTCAAGAAGGCTTTCCTCAACTTCGTCGAGAACGTGCCTTTCTACGGTTTTGCCGTGATGTGCCTCGACCATCCGGAAGTGCAGGCGCTGGTGGGCGAAATCCGTGACCGCCGCGTCATCACCTATGGGCGGAACCCGCAGGCGGATGTGCGATTGGTGGATCTGCAGGTCATCGATGGGGTCAGCCACTTCTCGGTCGAGATCCGCGATCGCGTGCGCCAGACGCAGCTGCGCATTGACGGGCTGCAACTTCCCATGCCGGGCGAGCACAACGCGCTCAACGCGACGGCCGCGATCGCCGTAGCCGATCAGTTGCACATTCCGGCTGAAGCCATCCGCAAGGGGCTCAAGGGCTTTTCGGGCGTCAAGCGCCGCTTCACCAAGACAGGTGTCGTCAACGGCATCACTTTCATCGACGACTACGGGCACCACCCGGTGGAAATCGCCTCGGTGCTCAAGGCGGCGCGGCAATCGACCAGGCGCGATGTCATCGCCGTGGTGCAGCCCCACCGCTATAGCCGCCTGCATGACCTGTTCGACGATTTCTCGGCCTGCTTCAACGATGCCGACACGGTGCTCGTGGCTCCGGTTTATGCCGCGGGCGAGCAGCCGATCGAGGGCGTCAACAACGCCGAACTGGTGACGCGCATGCTCAATCGCGGGCACCGCGATGCGCGCGTGCTCGATGGGCCGGAAAAGCTGGCCGCGATCATCGCGGAGCGCGCCGAGAAGGGCGACTACGTCGTGCTGCTGGGCGCCGGCAACATCACCCAATGGGCGGCTTCGCTGCCCGGTGAAGTAGCGCAGATCACCGGCCATGAGGTCGAGGGATGA
- the ftsA gene encoding cell division protein FtsA, with amino-acid sequence MMTESMTARLKPLQPGRTSLVAVLDIGSTKICCVIARLTPRAEGKALKGRTHVAEVIGFGYGPSSGVKSGVVTDLDKAEQAVRSVVGMAERAAGLTVESVIVNVTAGRLGSETFSATVSLGGQEVERSDLQRVLRAVNDRSVRPERSIIHALPIGYTLDGQKGIRDPRGMVGEKLSIDVAVVSAEMLAMRNIELVLNRCHLQIEALMATPYASGLATLVDDEAHLGVACVDFGGATTTVSVFSEGHVVYTDAIAIGGHHLTLDLARQLSVSVADAERLKCFYGSVLPGQADERDMIPIQPVGASHDEAPGQVARSVLTRIMRPRIEEILTAIRDRMQATGMMDMCGRRFVLTGGGSELTGLPEVARRILARNVRNGRPMGIAGLPEIAKGAAFATVGGLLIYPQVCGQEYVEPRGGHRLTGTDGYFARVGSWLRSSF; translated from the coding sequence ATGATGACCGAATCCATGACCGCACGGCTCAAGCCTCTGCAGCCCGGGCGTACTTCGCTCGTGGCGGTGCTTGATATCGGTTCGACCAAGATCTGCTGCGTGATCGCGCGCCTGACCCCGCGCGCAGAAGGCAAGGCGCTCAAGGGCCGCACGCATGTGGCCGAGGTCATCGGCTTCGGCTATGGCCCGTCCTCGGGCGTCAAGAGCGGCGTGGTGACCGATCTCGACAAGGCCGAGCAGGCGGTCCGCTCGGTGGTGGGCATGGCCGAGCGCGCGGCGGGGCTGACGGTCGAATCCGTCATCGTCAACGTGACGGCGGGCCGGCTGGGTTCGGAGACGTTCTCGGCGACGGTGTCGCTGGGCGGGCAGGAAGTGGAGCGGAGCGACCTGCAGCGCGTGCTGCGCGCGGTTAACGACCGCTCGGTGCGGCCGGAGCGCTCGATCATCCATGCTCTGCCGATCGGCTATACGCTCGACGGGCAGAAGGGCATCCGCGATCCGCGCGGCATGGTGGGCGAGAAGCTTTCCATCGACGTGGCCGTGGTCAGCGCCGAAATGCTGGCCATGCGCAATATCGAGCTGGTGCTCAATCGCTGCCACCTGCAGATCGAGGCGCTGATGGCGACCCCTTACGCCTCGGGGTTGGCTACGCTGGTCGACGACGAGGCGCATCTGGGCGTGGCCTGCGTCGATTTCGGCGGGGCGACGACCACCGTTTCCGTGTTCTCGGAAGGGCACGTGGTCTATACCGACGCCATCGCCATCGGCGGTCATCACCTGACGCTCGACCTGGCGCGGCAGCTTTCGGTCTCGGTGGCCGACGCCGAGCGCCTCAAGTGTTTCTATGGCTCGGTACTGCCGGGGCAGGCGGACGAGCGCGACATGATCCCGATCCAGCCGGTGGGCGCTTCGCATGACGAAGCGCCGGGACAGGTGGCGCGCTCGGTGCTGACGCGCATCATGCGCCCGCGGATCGAGGAAATCCTCACCGCCATCCGCGACCGCATGCAGGCGACCGGCATGATGGACATGTGTGGACGCCGCTTCGTGCTTACGGGCGGCGGCAGCGAACTGACCGGCCTGCCGGAAGTGGCGCGGCGCATCCTGGCGCGTAACGTGCGCAATGGCCGACCGATGGGCATTGCCGGGTTGCCAGAGATTGCCAAGGGTGCCGCGTTCGCCACTGTCGGCGGCCTGCTCATCTATCCGCAGGTCTGCGGCCAGGAATATGTCGAGCCGCGCGGCGGGCATCGCCTGACCGGCACCGACGGCTATTTCGCCCGCGTGGGGAGCTGGCTGCGGTCGAGCTTCTGA
- a CDS encoding FtsW/RodA/SpoVE family cell cycle protein — protein MFARDRKTPLAEWWWTIDRELLAALILLMIAGIVLSFAASPPVAERLGLSPWHFIIRHALFCIPALGVLVGTSFLGHRETRIYALVVLAISIVLLWATLKFGTEVKGARRWVSFAGQSIQPSEFVKPAFAVIGAWLFSESMKLKNVPGRIMATGIAGVIIAGLLLQPDVGQTALMLATWAALLFLSGISWWLIFGLMGVGVAGVFGAYMLFPHVSKRIDTFLNPEGGGNTYQIDKALSSLLEGGWFGRGPGESMAKKVIPDAHADYVFSAAAGEFGILFCLLLVCLIAFIVIRALLAAQRQSSLFARLAASTLAIQFGLQSAINLSVNLNLIPPKGMTLPFVSYGGTSMIAIAFGMGLMLALTREKPEERMATGLPAYRSALAPAE, from the coding sequence ATGTTTGCACGGGACAGGAAAACCCCACTCGCCGAATGGTGGTGGACGATCGATCGCGAATTGCTAGCAGCGCTGATCCTGCTCATGATCGCGGGGATCGTGCTCAGCTTTGCGGCGAGCCCGCCCGTGGCCGAGCGCCTTGGTTTGAGCCCGTGGCACTTCATCATCCGCCATGCGCTGTTCTGCATCCCCGCCCTCGGCGTGCTGGTCGGGACCTCGTTCCTCGGGCATCGCGAGACGCGCATCTACGCGTTGGTGGTGCTCGCCATTTCCATTGTCCTGCTGTGGGCGACGCTGAAATTCGGCACGGAGGTCAAGGGTGCGCGGCGCTGGGTGTCGTTTGCGGGGCAATCGATCCAGCCTTCCGAATTCGTGAAGCCCGCCTTTGCCGTAATCGGAGCGTGGCTCTTCTCCGAGAGCATGAAGCTCAAGAACGTGCCGGGCCGCATCATGGCCACCGGCATTGCCGGCGTCATCATCGCCGGCCTGCTGCTGCAGCCGGACGTGGGGCAGACCGCGTTGATGCTGGCGACCTGGGCGGCGCTGCTGTTCCTGTCGGGCATTTCCTGGTGGCTGATCTTCGGGCTGATGGGCGTGGGTGTGGCCGGCGTCTTCGGCGCCTACATGCTCTTCCCGCACGTGTCCAAGCGTATCGATACCTTCCTCAACCCGGAAGGCGGCGGTAACACCTACCAGATCGACAAGGCGCTTAGCTCGTTGCTTGAAGGCGGCTGGTTCGGGCGCGGACCGGGTGAATCGATGGCCAAGAAGGTCATTCCCGACGCCCATGCCGACTACGTGTTCTCAGCCGCGGCCGGCGAGTTCGGCATCCTCTTCTGCCTGCTGCTCGTCTGCCTCATCGCCTTCATCGTGATCCGGGCTTTGCTCGCGGCGCAGCGGCAGTCGAGCCTCTTTGCGCGGCTGGCGGCGTCCACGCTCGCCATTCAGTTCGGCCTGCAATCGGCGATCAACCTCTCGGTGAATTTGAATCTCATCCCGCCCAAGGGTATGACGCTGCCTTTCGTCTCCTATGGTGGCACCTCGATGATCGCTATCGCCTTCGGCATGGGGCTGATGCTGGCTCTGACCCGTGAAAAGCCGGAAGAGCGCATGGCTACCGGCCTCCCCGCCTATCGCAGCGCGTTGGCGCCCGCCGAATGA
- a CDS encoding winged helix-turn-helix transcriptional regulator: MSKPIFKRHTDHMPDDCRPGFDMLYVLGDKWTVPVLGALTRDGRVRFSDIEKALPISQRMLTLTLRTLERDGLVQREVFASVPPRVEYELTERGRTLMDSLRDFAAWGFANHDAIQESRRQFDDGSD; the protein is encoded by the coding sequence ATGAGCAAACCCATCTTCAAGCGCCACACCGATCACATGCCCGACGACTGCCGGCCGGGCTTCGATATGCTCTACGTGCTCGGGGACAAGTGGACGGTGCCGGTGCTCGGGGCTTTGACGCGCGACGGGCGCGTGCGGTTTTCCGATATCGAGAAGGCCCTGCCGATCTCCCAGCGCATGCTGACGCTTACGCTGCGCACGCTCGAACGTGATGGCCTCGTTCAGCGCGAGGTCTTTGCCAGCGTGCCGCCGCGGGTGGAATACGAGCTAACCGAGCGCGGCCGCACGCTCATGGATTCCCTGCGGGATTTCGCCGCCTGGGGCTTTGCCAACCATGATGCCATCCAGGAATCGCGGCGCCAGTTCGATGACGGTTCGGACTGA
- the murG gene encoding undecaprenyldiphospho-muramoylpentapeptide beta-N-acetylglucosaminyltransferase, with protein sequence MSLFVLMAGGTGGHLFPAMALAQELRRRGHNIHLMTDHRVTSYGADFPAREVHVVPSATPSISNPVKFVAACFKILWGTGVAWGKLGQVRPDAVIGFGGYPVFPPFLAASLSGIPGILHEQNAVMGRANRALARFARVVALSFAETRYADATKTEKVVTGNPVRDAVRAVAGTPYPGLKETDAIHLLVFGGSQGARAFADLVPPAIAALPQHLRQRLVVTQQCRADDLDRVAEAYRLAKVNVELAAFFGDLPERMARSHLVISRSGASTVAELCVVGRPAILIPLPGSIDADQKNNALFVDKAGGGWIAEQATLSPLSLGTRLTSLLSEPATLADAAAAAKSLGQPAAVERLASLAERLAGKKS encoded by the coding sequence ATGAGCCTATTCGTTCTTATGGCAGGTGGGACCGGGGGGCATCTCTTCCCGGCCATGGCGCTGGCGCAGGAACTGCGCCGCCGCGGGCATAACATCCATCTAATGACCGACCATCGCGTCACGTCCTACGGCGCCGATTTCCCGGCGCGCGAAGTGCATGTCGTGCCTTCGGCCACGCCTTCGATCAGCAATCCGGTCAAGTTCGTGGCTGCGTGCTTCAAGATTCTTTGGGGCACGGGTGTTGCATGGGGCAAACTGGGGCAGGTCAGGCCGGACGCGGTGATCGGGTTCGGTGGCTATCCGGTATTCCCGCCGTTCCTGGCTGCGAGCCTTTCGGGCATCCCCGGCATTCTCCATGAGCAGAATGCCGTGATGGGGCGCGCCAATCGCGCGCTGGCACGGTTTGCGCGGGTGGTGGCGCTCAGCTTCGCCGAAACGCGCTATGCGGATGCGACCAAGACCGAGAAGGTCGTGACCGGCAATCCGGTGCGCGATGCGGTTCGGGCGGTGGCGGGGACGCCTTATCCGGGCCTCAAGGAAACCGACGCCATCCACCTTCTCGTCTTCGGCGGCAGCCAGGGCGCGCGGGCGTTTGCCGATCTCGTGCCGCCGGCCATCGCCGCGTTGCCGCAGCACCTGCGCCAGCGGCTGGTGGTGACCCAGCAATGCCGGGCCGACGATCTCGACCGCGTGGCCGAGGCCTATAGGCTGGCCAAGGTCAATGTGGAACTGGCGGCCTTCTTCGGCGACCTGCCGGAGCGGATGGCGCGCAGCCATCTCGTGATCTCGCGTTCGGGCGCCTCGACGGTGGCCGAACTCTGTGTCGTGGGGCGTCCGGCAATCCTCATTCCGCTGCCCGGATCGATCGATGCGGACCAGAAGAACAACGCGCTTTTCGTCGACAAGGCGGGTGGCGGCTGGATCGCCGAGCAAGCCACGCTTTCGCCGCTTTCGCTTGGCACTCGCCTCACTTCGCTCTTGAGCGAGCCGGCGACGCTGGCCGATGCCGCCGCGGCGGCCAAATCACTTGGGCAACCGGCCGCTGTCGAGCGCCTTGCCTCACTGGCCGAGCGTCTCGCCGGCAAGAAATCCTAG
- a CDS encoding UDP-N-acetylmuramoyl-tripeptide--D-alanyl-D-alanine ligase has protein sequence MARLFTVGEILAATGGRGKGLTGDGISSISIDSRELGPDALFVAIKGDRFDGHDFVPTALANGAAAALVSEGKADEAGERLVVVPDALEGLRDLARAARERSAARIVAVTGSAGKTTTKEAIRTVLGAAGPTHYSIKSFNNHWGVPLMLARMPREAEFGVFELGMNHAGEISPLTRLVRPHVAVVTTVAAAHLEFFDSVEGIARAKGEIFEGLEPGGTAIINADHDYVGVLIEVAKAAGVGKIVTYGFAENADWRIESAQLAGEHMHAIVRHGDAVVSLSIKAHGRHMIANAVAALAVAEEIDVNRDTALSALAQFGAPEGRGQATLLGPATRPLLLVDESYNANSASMAAAMDVFAAQDAPGGRKVLVLGDMLELGEKGPALHAALKDAVLATGADAVYLVGPSMAALADALGPQVVTDHKNTTDEIAQSVLAGLAYGDAVMVKGSNGVRLSGLVKQIRERFA, from the coding sequence ATGGCAAGACTGTTCACGGTTGGAGAAATCCTGGCCGCCACGGGCGGACGCGGGAAAGGCCTGACCGGGGACGGCATTTCCTCCATCTCGATCGATTCGCGCGAGCTGGGGCCCGATGCACTGTTCGTGGCCATTAAAGGCGATCGGTTCGACGGGCATGATTTCGTGCCGACAGCGCTGGCCAATGGGGCGGCTGCCGCGCTGGTGAGCGAAGGCAAGGCTGATGAGGCAGGCGAGCGGCTGGTGGTCGTGCCTGATGCGCTCGAAGGTTTGCGCGACCTTGCCCGCGCGGCGCGGGAGCGCAGCGCGGCCAGGATCGTGGCCGTTACCGGCAGCGCCGGCAAGACCACGACCAAGGAGGCAATTCGCACCGTGCTGGGTGCGGCGGGGCCGACGCACTATTCCATCAAAAGCTTCAACAATCATTGGGGCGTGCCCCTGATGCTGGCGCGCATGCCGCGCGAGGCCGAGTTCGGCGTCTTCGAACTTGGGATGAACCATGCCGGCGAGATTTCGCCCCTTACCCGCCTGGTGCGCCCGCATGTAGCGGTGGTTACCACTGTCGCAGCGGCGCATCTGGAGTTCTTCGATTCCGTCGAGGGGATTGCCCGTGCCAAGGGCGAGATTTTCGAAGGGCTGGAGCCGGGCGGCACGGCGATCATCAATGCCGACCATGATTATGTCGGCGTGCTCATCGAAGTCGCCAAGGCCGCGGGTGTCGGCAAGATCGTGACCTATGGTTTTGCCGAGAACGCCGATTGGCGCATCGAAAGCGCGCAACTGGCCGGCGAGCACATGCACGCCATCGTGCGCCATGGCGATGCGGTCGTATCGCTGTCGATCAAGGCGCATGGCCGGCACATGATTGCCAACGCGGTGGCGGCTCTCGCAGTTGCTGAAGAAATCGACGTCAATCGCGATACGGCGCTGTCGGCGCTGGCGCAGTTCGGTGCGCCGGAGGGCAGGGGGCAGGCGACGCTGCTCGGGCCTGCCACGCGGCCGCTGCTGCTGGTCGACGAAAGCTACAACGCTAACAGCGCTTCGATGGCGGCGGCCATGGATGTGTTTGCCGCGCAGGATGCGCCGGGCGGACGGAAGGTGCTGGTTTTAGGCGACATGCTCGAGCTGGGCGAGAAGGGCCCGGCGCTTCATGCCGCACTCAAGGATGCGGTGCTTGCGACCGGTGCCGACGCAGTATATCTCGTCGGCCCCAGCATGGCGGCCCTCGCAGATGCCCTGGGTCCACAGGTCGTGACGGACCACAAGAACACCACCGATGAGATAGCGCAGAGCGTTCTCGCGGGCCTTGCCTATGGCGACGCAGTTATGGTCAAAGGATCGAACGGCGTGCGGCTTTCCGGCCTGGTCAAGCAGATTCGCGAACGCTTCGCGTAG
- the mraY gene encoding phospho-N-acetylmuramoyl-pentapeptide-transferase, with protein sequence MLYFLGQLGEHLAAFNVFRYITFRTAGAMVTALFFVFLFGPGMISMLRIRQGRGQPIREDGPASHLVTKKGTPTMGGLMILSGAVIATLLWSNLANGYVWVVLFVTIGFGAIGLYDDYLKVKRMSHKGFGGRQRLLIEALIGVVACYAISVLGDPATSTSLMFPFVKGLAVNLGWGFMLFGAFVVVAAGNSVNLTDGLDGLAIVPVMIAAGCFGLIAYLVGNQNFADYLLVNYVPGTGELSVVCGALIGAGLGFLWFNAPPAQIFMGDTGSLALGGALGSIAVATKHEIVLAIVGGLFVLETVSVIVQVTSFRLTGKRVFKMAPIHHHFEHMGWTESQVVIRFWIISFVLALIGLSSLKLR encoded by the coding sequence ATGCTGTATTTCCTTGGGCAGTTGGGCGAACACCTCGCGGCCTTCAACGTCTTCCGCTACATCACCTTCCGCACCGCCGGGGCCATGGTCACGGCGCTGTTCTTCGTGTTCCTGTTCGGCCCGGGCATGATCTCGATGCTCCGTATCCGGCAAGGCAGGGGGCAGCCGATCCGCGAGGACGGCCCGGCCTCGCACCTCGTGACCAAGAAGGGCACGCCCACCATGGGTGGCCTGATGATCCTTTCGGGCGCGGTGATCGCCACGCTTCTCTGGTCGAACCTTGCGAACGGCTATGTATGGGTGGTGCTGTTCGTCACCATCGGCTTCGGCGCCATCGGGCTCTATGACGACTACCTCAAGGTCAAGCGCATGTCGCACAAGGGCTTTGGCGGGCGCCAGCGGCTGCTGATCGAAGCGCTGATCGGCGTCGTGGCCTGCTACGCGATTTCCGTGCTGGGCGACCCTGCGACGTCGACCTCGCTGATGTTCCCGTTCGTGAAAGGTCTCGCGGTCAATCTGGGCTGGGGCTTCATGCTGTTCGGCGCCTTCGTCGTGGTGGCCGCGGGTAATTCAGTGAACCTCACGGATGGTCTCGATGGCCTCGCCATCGTTCCGGTGATGATCGCGGCGGGCTGTTTCGGGCTCATCGCCTATCTTGTCGGCAACCAGAATTTTGCCGACTATCTTCTGGTGAACTACGTGCCGGGCACGGGCGAGCTCTCGGTGGTCTGCGGCGCGCTGATCGGCGCCGGCCTCGGCTTCCTGTGGTTCAATGCCCCGCCGGCGCAGATCTTCATGGGCGATACCGGGTCGCTCGCCCTTGGCGGCGCACTCGGCTCGATCGCGGTGGCGACCAAGCACGAAATCGTGCTCGCCATCGTCGGGGGGCTCTTCGTGCTCGAAACCGTGTCGGTCATCGTGCAGGTGACCTCGTTCCGACTTACGGGTAAACGCGTCTTCAAGATGGCGCCGATCCATCACCATTTCGAGCATATGGGCTGGACAGAAAGCCAGGTCGTGATCCGGTTCTGGATCATCTCGTTCGTGCTGGCTCTGATCGGCCTGAGTTCGCTCAAGCTGCGCTAG
- a CDS encoding NADPH-dependent FMN reductase — protein MTSIPRIGIIIGTTREKRFADRPAQWLFELASRRNDAEFEIVDLRDYPMPFFDEAISPAFQPPANPVAQLWAQKLASLDGFVFVTGEYNHSIPAVLKNALDYAYKEFNRKPATFLAYGALGGSRAVEHLRGILAELHVATIKHAIHINRPELVGMMMEGKDFADFPYLEEGAGPVLEEIVWWARALKAGRSQPLAA, from the coding sequence ATGACTTCCATCCCTCGCATCGGCATCATCATCGGCACGACGCGCGAAAAGCGCTTTGCCGATCGTCCGGCGCAATGGCTCTTCGAGTTGGCGTCGCGACGCAATGATGCCGAGTTCGAGATCGTCGACCTACGCGACTATCCGATGCCGTTCTTCGACGAGGCCATCTCGCCGGCCTTCCAGCCGCCGGCAAACCCGGTGGCGCAGCTTTGGGCGCAAAAGCTGGCCTCGCTCGATGGGTTCGTGTTCGTGACGGGCGAATACAATCACTCCATTCCGGCCGTCCTCAAGAACGCGCTCGACTATGCCTACAAGGAGTTCAACCGGAAGCCGGCGACTTTCCTCGCCTATGGCGCGCTGGGTGGCAGCCGAGCGGTTGAACATCTGCGCGGCATCCTCGCGGAGCTCCATGTGGCAACGATCAAGCACGCCATCCATATCAACCGCCCCGAGCTGGTCGGCATGATGATGGAGGGCAAGGATTTTGCGGATTTTCCGTATCTCGAGGAAGGCGCCGGGCCGGTCCTTGAAGAGATCGTCTGGTGGGCGCGTGCGCTCAAGGCGGGGCGGAGCCAGCCGCTGGCCGCCTGA
- a CDS encoding D-alanine--D-alanine ligase, translating to MTKHVAVLMGGWSNERPVSLASGAGCAAALRRAGYRVTEVDVGRDIAHVLEQLKPDVAFNALHGTFGESGMIQGFLELIQLPYTHSGVLASALAMDKHQAKIVFKAAGIPVTDHVIMHRAEVAKAHAMLPPYVVKPISDGSSFGVFIIKEGQSHPPQEILREDWNSGDDVMVERYIPGRELTCAVMGDVALGVTEIVTDLAFYNYEAKYAKGGSSHIVPAQISPNIYDKVQKMALKAHAALGCRGVTRTDFRYNDKAGEDGELVCLEINTQPGMTETSLVPEQAAAAGHSFEDLVTWMVEDASCNR from the coding sequence ATGACCAAACACGTTGCCGTCCTGATGGGCGGGTGGTCCAACGAGCGGCCGGTTTCCCTGGCGAGCGGGGCGGGGTGCGCCGCTGCACTGCGGCGCGCGGGCTATCGCGTGACCGAGGTCGATGTCGGCCGCGACATTGCGCATGTGCTCGAGCAGCTCAAGCCCGACGTGGCGTTCAATGCGCTGCACGGCACGTTCGGCGAGAGCGGAATGATCCAGGGCTTTCTCGAGCTTATCCAGCTCCCCTATACGCATTCGGGCGTGCTGGCCTCGGCTCTGGCCATGGACAAGCACCAGGCCAAGATCGTGTTCAAGGCGGCGGGCATTCCCGTCACCGACCATGTGATCATGCATCGGGCGGAAGTGGCCAAGGCGCACGCCATGCTGCCGCCTTACGTGGTGAAGCCCATCTCGGACGGATCCTCGTTCGGTGTCTTCATCATCAAGGAAGGCCAGAGCCATCCGCCGCAGGAGATCCTGCGGGAGGATTGGAACTCGGGCGATGACGTGATGGTCGAGCGCTATATCCCGGGTCGCGAGCTGACCTGCGCGGTGATGGGCGACGTGGCGTTGGGCGTGACGGAGATCGTTACCGATCTCGCCTTCTACAATTACGAGGCGAAATACGCCAAGGGCGGCTCTTCCCACATCGTACCGGCGCAAATTTCACCGAATATTTACGACAAAGTGCAGAAGATGGCGCTCAAGGCCCATGCCGCGCTCGGCTGCCGGGGCGTGACGCGGACAGACTTCCGCTACAACGACAAGGCAGGCGAAGACGGTGAGCTCGTCTGCCTGGAAATCAATACCCAACCCGGCATGACAGAGACGTCACTCGTCCCCGAACAGGCGGCCGCCGCCGGTCACTCATTTGAGGACCTGGTCACCTGGATGGTGGAGGACGCGAGTTGCAACAGGTAA
- a CDS encoding cell division protein FtsQ/DivIB: MQQVKPSVMTANAVVVDPRRLPVPIRRPRGRLAVRLNHAWVLHKRRVVRSALVVGLLVGAVAVYEARDLIGTGFDTLSGLVQGEFAEAGFGVGAIDISGQALTQEADIMQALALEPKVSTLNFDAEAARARIEALPSVASATVRKVYPGRVVVSIVERVPIARWRVDGVTFVIDGAGNQIGEDKGAYADLPLVIGDGAANDALVMIRAMDRFDALKAHLVAISRIGDRRWDLIYDTGLRVQLPEQGVAQAIDRLNSYQRDYALLDRDITLIDLRVPDMVAVTPSADAQKQIADAAKAAAKSKPKPKVVVDADYETPAEKSSGN, translated from the coding sequence TTGCAACAGGTAAAGCCCAGTGTGATGACCGCCAATGCGGTGGTGGTCGATCCGCGCAGGCTCCCTGTCCCCATCCGCCGCCCGCGTGGTCGTCTGGCCGTTCGCCTCAACCACGCCTGGGTTCTCCACAAACGCCGCGTCGTTCGTTCGGCGCTCGTCGTCGGCCTCCTGGTCGGCGCAGTCGCGGTCTATGAGGCGCGCGACCTGATCGGCACGGGTTTCGATACGCTGTCCGGCCTCGTCCAGGGTGAGTTCGCCGAGGCCGGCTTCGGGGTCGGGGCCATCGACATCAGCGGGCAGGCGCTGACGCAGGAAGCCGATATCATGCAGGCGCTGGCGCTCGAGCCCAAGGTCTCGACTCTCAATTTCGACGCCGAGGCGGCCCGTGCCCGCATCGAAGCGTTGCCGTCGGTGGCGAGCGCCACCGTGCGCAAGGTCTATCCGGGGCGGGTCGTCGTCTCGATCGTCGAGCGGGTGCCGATCGCGCGCTGGCGCGTGGATGGCGTAACCTTCGTCATCGACGGGGCCGGCAACCAGATCGGGGAAGACAAGGGTGCCTATGCCGACCTGCCGCTCGTCATCGGCGATGGTGCGGCCAACGACGCGCTGGTGATGATCCGCGCCATGGACCGGTTTGACGCGCTCAAGGCGCATCTGGTCGCCATCTCGCGCATCGGCGACCGTCGCTGGGACCTCATCTACGATACCGGCCTTCGCGTGCAACTGCCCGAGCAGGGCGTGGCGCAGGCGATCGACCGGCTCAACTCTTATCAGCGCGACTATGCGCTGCTCGATCGCGACATCACGCTGATCGACCTGCGCGTGCCCGACATGGTGGCCGTTACGCCTTCCGCCGACGCGCAAAAGCAGATTGCCGATGCCGCCAAGGCAGCGGCCAAGAGCAAGCCGAAGCCCAAGGTCGTGGTCGACGCCGACTACGAGACGCCAGCCGAAAAATCCTCCGGGAACTAG